The Atribacterota bacterium genome has a window encoding:
- a CDS encoding FeoA family protein: MIISLTDVKSGSSVKVVRIRGGLSVRQRLSCLGIHPGDTIFLQKCGFMRGPVLVNIHGNQVALGRGIAAKILVEVEA, from the coding sequence ATGATAATTAGTTTAACAGATGTGAAATCAGGTAGCAGTGTTAAAGTTGTAAGAATCAGGGGAGGATTAAGCGTTAGGCAGAGATTAAGCTGTTTGGGAATACATCCCGGAGATACAATTTTTCTACAAAAATGTGGGTTTATGAGAGGCCCTGTTTTAGTAAATATACATGGAAATCAGGTTGCTTTAGGCAGGGGAATTGCTGCAAAAATATTGGTGGAGGTAGAAGCATGA
- a CDS encoding Fur family transcriptional regulator, whose amino-acid sequence MFKYKDKFKGFLKERDLKYTPERNEIVEAIIKLQNHFDAEDIYKQLREHKSNVSLATVYRTIPLLIDCGLITETFHCRDKVLYEKIYNKRHHDHLVCINCGKIIEFYNEDVEALQNEICRNDQFLATEHRLEIKGYCKECQGKLDLKGNHSKK is encoded by the coding sequence TTGTTTAAATACAAGGATAAATTTAAAGGCTTTTTAAAAGAAAGAGATTTAAAATATACGCCGGAGAGAAATGAGATTGTTGAAGCAATAATAAAGCTTCAAAATCATTTTGATGCAGAAGATATATATAAACAACTTAGAGAGCATAAGTCAAATGTTTCTCTTGCAACGGTATACAGGACAATCCCACTATTAATTGATTGTGGACTGATAACAGAGACATTTCATTGTAGGGATAAAGTTCTTTATGAAAAAATATATAACAAAAGACATCATGATCATTTGGTTTGTATAAATTGTGGAAAGATTATCGAGTTTTATAATGAAGATGTAGAAGCATTACAGAATGAGATTTGCCGAAATGACCAATTTTTAGCAACTGAACATCGTTTGGAAATTAAAGGTTATTGTAAAGAATGCCAGGGTAAATTAGATTTAAAAGGTAATCATTCTAAAAAATGA